Proteins encoded within one genomic window of Bacillus sp. (in: firmicutes):
- a CDS encoding Fic family protein, which produces MRTFQYEQLKQLMMPMETVNLIAKINEYKGKQELYKQQAPQILETLKDVAVIQSTKASNAIEGIIITDSRLKSIMQNDIDLKDRSEGEIAGYRDVLQLVHSSYDAIPIRESVILQLHKELYRYNPIEGGRWKNVDNIISETFVDGTKRIRFQPLSAFETPTAMQRLCEELRERMVKSDVEPLILISIFILDFLSVHPFNDGNGRMARLLTLLLLYKFGYEVGRYISLEKIIEESKEDYYESLRTSSIGWHENKNNIFPWLNYLLGTFIAAYKDLESRVGIIETQIGGKSQRIHDYIEKKLGYFTKSDIRNACPDVSEATINRVLNELKVQQVIEPIGLGRNAKWRKL; this is translated from the coding sequence ATGAGAACATTTCAATATGAACAATTAAAGCAATTAATGATGCCGATGGAAACAGTAAATTTAATAGCTAAAATCAATGAATATAAAGGTAAGCAAGAGCTATATAAACAACAAGCGCCGCAAATTTTAGAAACACTAAAGGATGTAGCAGTAATTCAATCCACTAAAGCGTCTAATGCCATCGAAGGGATTATTATTACAGATAGTCGATTAAAAAGTATCATGCAAAATGATATTGATTTGAAAGATCGTTCAGAGGGTGAAATTGCTGGCTATCGAGATGTATTACAACTTGTTCATTCCTCATATGATGCCATTCCTATAAGAGAAAGTGTAATTTTACAATTACATAAAGAATTGTATCGTTATAATCCAATCGAAGGCGGACGATGGAAAAACGTTGATAATATTATCAGTGAAACATTTGTAGATGGCACGAAGCGTATTCGCTTTCAACCTCTTTCTGCATTCGAGACTCCAACTGCGATGCAGAGATTGTGTGAAGAGTTGAGGGAGCGAATGGTGAAATCAGATGTAGAACCTCTTATTTTAATTAGTATTTTTATATTAGATTTCTTATCCGTCCATCCCTTTAATGATGGGAATGGGAGAATGGCGCGATTATTGACCTTATTATTGTTGTATAAATTCGGCTACGAAGTAGGTCGCTATATTAGTTTGGAAAAAATCATTGAAGAGTCGAAAGAAGATTATTATGAATCATTAAGAACATCTTCTATCGGTTGGCATGAAAATAAAAACAATATTTTCCCATGGTTGAATTATTTATTAGGTACATTTATTGCAGCGTATAAAGATTTAGAAAGCCGAGTCGGCATTATTGAAACGCAAATAGGCGGAAAAAGCCAACGAATCCATGACTATATCGAAAAGAAACTGGGCTATTTCACAAAATCAGATATTCGTAACGCTTGTCCAGATGTTAGCGAAGCAACCATTAATCGTGTGTTAAATGAACTAAAAGTACAACAGGTCATTGAACCTATAGGGTTGGGTAGAAATGCGAAGTGGAGGAAATTATAG
- the groL gene encoding chaperonin GroEL (60 kDa chaperone family; promotes refolding of misfolded polypeptides especially under stressful conditions; forms two stacked rings of heptamers to form a barrel-shaped 14mer; ends can be capped by GroES; misfolded proteins enter the barrel where they are refolded when GroES binds) produces MAKEIKFSEDARRAMLRGVDALANAVKVTLGPKGRNVVLEKKFGSPLITNDGVTIAKEIELPDAFENMGAKLVAEVASKTNDVAGDGTTTATVLAQALIREGLKNVTAGANPMGIRKGIEKATQAAVEELKAISKPIQGKESIAQVAAISADNDEVGQLIAEAMERVGNDGVITIEESKGFTTELEVVEGMQFDRGYSSPYMVTNSEKMEAVLENPYILITDKKIASIQEILPVLEQVVQQGKPLLMIAEDVEGEALATLVVNKLRGTFNAVAVKAPGFGDRRKAMLEDIAILTGGQVITEDIGLDLKSASIEQLGRASKVVVTKENTTIVEGAGDSSDIAGRVNQIRKQMEETTSEFDKEKLQERLAKLAGGVAVIKVGAATETELKEKKLRIEDALNATRAAVEEGIVAGGGTALVNVYNKVAALELEGDEATGQSIVLRALEEPVRQIAANAGLEGSVIVERLKNEKVGVGFNAATGEWVNMVEAGIVDPTKVTRSALQNATSVAAMFLTTEAVVADIPEQEPAMPDMGGMGGMGMM; encoded by the coding sequence ATGGCAAAGGAAATTAAATTTAGTGAAGATGCTCGTCGTGCGATGCTACGTGGTGTAGACGCATTAGCAAACGCAGTTAAAGTAACACTTGGACCAAAAGGACGTAATGTTGTATTAGAGAAAAAATTCGGTTCTCCATTAATTACAAATGATGGTGTAACAATCGCAAAAGAAATCGAATTACCAGATGCATTCGAAAACATGGGTGCAAAATTAGTTGCTGAAGTAGCAAGCAAAACAAATGATGTTGCTGGTGACGGTACTACTACTGCAACTGTATTAGCTCAAGCATTAATCCGCGAAGGCTTAAAGAATGTAACAGCTGGCGCTAACCCAATGGGAATCCGTAAAGGTATTGAAAAAGCAACTCAAGCAGCTGTAGAAGAATTAAAAGCTATTTCTAAGCCAATCCAAGGTAAAGAATCTATCGCACAAGTTGCAGCAATTTCAGCTGACAATGATGAAGTAGGTCAATTAATTGCTGAAGCAATGGAGCGCGTAGGTAATGACGGCGTTATCACAATCGAAGAATCAAAAGGCTTCACAACTGAATTAGAGGTAGTAGAAGGTATGCAATTTGACCGTGGCTACTCTTCACCATATATGGTAACAAATTCAGAAAAAATGGAAGCTGTTCTTGAAAACCCATATATTTTAATTACAGATAAGAAAATTGCTAGCATTCAAGAAATCTTACCTGTATTAGAACAAGTAGTGCAACAAGGCAAGCCATTATTAATGATTGCTGAAGATGTTGAAGGTGAAGCACTTGCAACATTAGTAGTTAACAAACTTCGTGGTACGTTTAATGCAGTAGCTGTTAAAGCTCCTGGCTTCGGTGACCGTCGTAAAGCAATGCTAGAAGATATCGCAATCTTAACTGGTGGTCAAGTAATTACTGAAGATATCGGTTTAGATCTTAAATCTGCATCTATCGAACAACTAGGACGCGCTTCTAAAGTTGTTGTTACTAAAGAAAATACAACAATCGTTGAAGGTGCTGGCGATTCTAGCGATATCGCAGGCCGCGTAAACCAAATCCGCAAACAAATGGAAGAAACAACTTCTGAGTTTGATAAGGAAAAATTACAAGAGCGCTTAGCTAAATTAGCAGGCGGTGTAGCTGTAATCAAAGTTGGTGCTGCTACTGAAACTGAATTAAAAGAGAAGAAGCTTCGCATCGAAGACGCATTAAACGCAACTCGTGCGGCAGTGGAAGAAGGTATCGTAGCTGGTGGTGGTACTGCTCTAGTGAACGTTTACAACAAAGTAGCAGCTCTTGAGTTAGAAGGTGACGAAGCAACTGGACAAAGCATCGTATTACGTGCATTAGAAGAGCCAGTTCGTCAAATCGCTGCTAATGCTGGCTTAGAAGGTTCAGTAATCGTAGAACGTCTTAAAAATGAAAAAGTTGGCGTTGGTTTCAACGCTGCAACTGGCGAATGGGTAAACATGGTTGAAGCTGGTATCGTTGACCCAACGAAAGTGACTCGTTCTGCATTACAAAACGCAACATCTGTAGCTGCTATGTTCTTAACAACAGAAGCAGTAGTAGCTGACATTCCAGAGCAAGAGCCTGCAATGCCTGATATGGGCGGAATGGGCGGAATGGGAATGATGTAA
- a CDS encoding co-chaperone GroES translates to MLKPLGDRVVIELVEAEEKTASGIVLPDTAKEKPQEGRVVAVGTGRVLDSGEKVALEVKEGDRIIFSKYAGTEVKYEGKEYLIIRENDVLAIVG, encoded by the coding sequence TTGTTAAAACCATTAGGTGACCGTGTTGTTATTGAGCTTGTAGAAGCAGAAGAAAAAACTGCTAGTGGAATCGTTTTACCAGATACTGCGAAGGAAAAGCCGCAAGAAGGCCGCGTTGTAGCAGTTGGTACTGGCCGTGTATTAGATAGTGGTGAGAAGGTTGCTTTAGAAGTAAAAGAAGGCGATCGCATCATTTTCTCAAAATATGCGGGTACAGAAGTGAAATATGAAGGTAAAGAGTATTTAATTATTCGCGAAAATGATGTTTTAGCAATTGTAGGCTAA